A region from the Populus trichocarpa isolate Nisqually-1 chromosome 18, P.trichocarpa_v4.1, whole genome shotgun sequence genome encodes:
- the LOC18107622 gene encoding FRIGIDA-like protein 4a isoform X1, producing the protein MATELAIETERTQKFFNDLDARKTILSSCTQLFTTLTTHFKSLQNSLSQKSLSLESKFQSLESNSQLTLESLSCREKSIPERESAAAAKVEEQRETALSEFRNSHSFDNLSDSLKSLCRRMDSSGLLRFVVSKRKESVFLRAEISRAIMEAVDPARLTLDAVDELVRDKVGKVGVTDKRWACGILVQALFPEGCCFGRKDKGPEFARSVVERAAGILENWKEEDEVEEKADGEGGGGGGGGGGVVGPAEAVMFLQMVLGFGLKSRFDEEFLRKLVAENASRRDMAKLAAAIGFGEKMGDIIDELVKNGKEIEAVYFASESGLTKRFSPVSLLKSYLKNSKKITTTVLKNGNYSAAATDESSTLELNSIKAIIKCVEDHKLESEFSLDSLRKRASLLEKTKAERKRGTSAATATKSQNKRGHGSSGARDSGPTPYRQAKAAKFSNNYSSFSRRNAPPPAQHSPARRYSGPFHYPSQSVYEGPAAAPYASTYGISHAQSPSAISQQPYHHSQSPSAIPQQLYSQPAENMSAAGFRASGSYGSQTSYGAYDYGSAAPVTYQPSSYTQ; encoded by the exons ATGGCGACCGAATTAGCAATCGAAACAGAGAGAACGCAGAAATTCTTCAACGACCTCGACGCGCGAAAGACCATTCTATCCTCCTGTACCCAACTATTCACAACCTTGACCACTCACTTCAAATCCCTTCAAAACTCCCTCTCCCAGAAATCTCTATCCCTGGAATCCAAATTCCAATCTTTAGAATCCAATTCCCAGCTAACCCTCGAATCCCTTAGTTGCAGAGAAAAATCCATACCGGAACGCGAGTCAGCTGCTGCTGCCAAAGTCGAGGAGCAAAGAGAGACCGCGTTATCGGAGTTCCGAAATTCCCACTCTTTCGATAATTTATCGGATTCGTTGAAGTCTTTATGTAGGAGAATGGATTCATCTGGGTTGTTAAGATTTGTAGTTTCGAAACGGAAGGAATCAGTGTTTCTTAGAGCGGAGATTTCACGTGCGATAATGGAAGCTGTGGATCCTGCGAGACTGACTTTGGATGCAGTGGATGAGTTAGTAAGAGATAAAGTTGGGAAAGTTGGGGTTACAGATAAGAGGTGGGCATGTGGAATACTGGTGCAGGCGCTTTTCCCGGAAGGTTGTTGTTTTGGAAGGAAGGATAAAGGGCCGGAATTTGCACGTAGTGTGGTGGAGAGGGCTGCTGGGATTTTGGAGAACTGGAAGGAGGAGGACGAGGTAGAGGAGAAGGCTGATGGGGAgggtggcggtggcggtggcggtggcggtggaGTCGTGGGACCTGCGGAGGCGGTAATGTTTTTGCAAATGGTGTTGGGATTTGGGCTGAAGTCGAGGTTTGATGAGGAGTTCTTGAGGAAGCTTGTGGCAGAGAATGCATCAAGGAGGGATATGGCGAAGCTTGCAGCTGCTATTGGTTTTGGAGAGAAAATGGGAG ATATAATTGATGAATTGGTGAAGAATGGGAAAGAGATAGAGGCTGTATATTTTGCTTCTGAATCTGGTTTGACGAAAAGATTTTCTCCTGTATCTCTACTCAAGTCATATCTTAAGAATTCCAAGAAGATCACAACTACTGTCTTGAAGAATGGCAATTATAGTGCAGCTGCAACG GATGAGTCAAGTACCTTGGAGTTGAATTCTATTAAAGCAATCATCAAATGTGTGGAAGATCATAAGCTTGAATCAGAATTTTCCCTTGACAGCTTGAGAAAACGTGCTTCTCTGCTTGAAAAAACCAAAGCAGAGAGGAAGAGGGGTACGTCAGCTGCCACTGCTACCAAGTCTCAAAACAAGCGAGGCCATGGTTCAAGTGGTGCCCGGGACAGTGGACCTACTCCTTATCGTCAAGCCAAAGCTGCcaaattttcaaacaattatTCCTCTTTCAGCCGCAGGAATGCTCCTCCCCCTGCACAGCATAGCCCGGCTAGAAGATATTCTGGGCCATTCCACTACCCTAGCCAGAGTGTCTATGAGGGCCCTGCAGCAGCCCCGTATGCATCAACTTATGGTATCTCCCACGCTCAAAGCCCTTCTGCAATCTCTCAGCAACCCTACCATCACTCTCAAAGCCCCAGTGCAATTCCTCAACAACTCTACTCACAGCCAGCGGAGAACATGAGTGCTGCCGGTTTCCGTGCCAGTGGTTCTTATGGAAGCCAGACCAGTTATGGGGCATATGATTACGGCTCTGCTGCACCCGTTACTTACCAACCTTCATCCTACACTCAATAA